One genomic segment of Capsicum annuum cultivar UCD-10X-F1 unplaced genomic scaffold, UCD10Xv1.1 ctg80503, whole genome shotgun sequence includes these proteins:
- the LOC124895183 gene encoding F-box/kelch-repeat protein At3g23880-like — KRRCCTCELGYDSVSDDYKILKIDDKARSEILALKSGSWRLTNNYPIGNSPDLLCTESLVFVHGTFHWIDDITRSTVTALSISSEVCTEIPLPEQMLSIYDHKCGRLVSVLTEKLCVYVNYMSRVGNNFRFRVMKDYGVTESWTRLFTIPGPGFLSVIPKYRFSDGVVLLCYRNRGLGTVLRTSKAPLELRPQSGPSQTGFVYTESLFFPKLVR; from the coding sequence AAGCGGCGTTGTTGCACTTGCGAATTGGGATATGACTCAGTTAGTGACGACTATAAGATCCTTAAGATTGATGACAAAGCACGCAGTGAAATTCTCGCGTTGAAAAGTGGCTCCTGGAGATTAACGAATAACTATCCTATCGGCAATAGCCCTGATTTATTATGTACAGAATCTTTGGTATTTGTGCATGGCACATTTCATTGGATCGATGATATAACAAGATCTACGGTGACTGCATTGAGTATTTCAAGTGAGGTGTGCACGGAGATACCGTTGCCAGAGCAAATGCTCTCGATTTACGACCACAAGTGCGGGCGGCTTGTTTCAGTTTTGACAGAAAAGCTTTGTGTTTATGTTAATTATATGTCTCGAGTGGGGAACAATTTTAGGTTTAGGGTAATGAAAGACTATGGCGTTACAGAATCTTGGACTAGATTGTTTACTATTCCAGGTCCCGGTTTTCTTTCAGTCATACCGAAATATAGGTTTTCGGATGGTGTAGTGCTACTCTGCTACAGAAATAGGGGTCTTGGTACTGTCTTAAGGACATCCAAAGCACCACTTGAATTACGTCCTCAATCTGGTCCCTCTCAGACTGGTTTTGTTTATACAGAAAGTTTGTTCTTCCCAAAATTAGTTCGTTAG